The window AAggtttagtttttcatatgcctaccataaatttgaaatactGTAAACTTTATCTGGAATCTTCTTTATGAGCACAATCTGATCAATTAATCTATGGTTATCAATATAGTGCTTATCATATAAACTGGATTTTGTGGTTACTGCGTTCATTGTTTCtagtaaataaatttttaaaagtctaattttgaaagtgtctagttttgttgaaatattCCAACTTTTCTATTCTACCAATCCTTTTCAGTTTCTGTAAAAGTTATTGGGGCAATGGACTATTCACCAAACATTTTATActtaaacaaattcttttaaaagcCTTCCACTTATGAAAGTGCTTGTAATGACTTTCATGTAAGACGTTTACAACCATACCCTTGAACTGCTGgctaaaacaaacaaatttaatgttCTCATCATTCCTATTTCATGGTTAGTTGAAAACAGCTCACTTTGAGACTAGATTTGTTTCactccattgtttttttgCGTTGTATAACTTGATTTCAGTGGTGTCCTTCTGAATAGGAAGAAATTTAACTGTTGATTTTGACTGAATATGCATTTTTTGTTGGAGACTGTAGGGTCTAACAATGATGATTATTGGAGttagatttcaaaaaatcttcaatttcAGTTATCAATATCATTCTGTTTTACTAAACCAACTCACGACTAACGCTGtgcctttgtttttgttgaatcAGAATGCAATTAACCTAGTTGAAATGTACTGTGAGAAGTCGCCTGTGGCAGAAGTTAATGAATGTTCCCAACCAGTAGAATGTGAGAAAATGTCTCGAGGGCCACCATCAAGTGGCCTCTGGCACCACCCTAATATCTTATCAGAAGAAATGGTCAGATGTatgaaaaacatattcatcTCTCTAGCAGATTCTGCCGTGCCTTCCAAATCAACATTGGAAAGCCACTCACCTGCATCACCTCGAGGACATCTTTCCAATTCATCATGGTGGTCATCATCTGAACGGTCAATTATTTCATCAAGAGTTCAAAGTCCACAAATTGATCTTCCAAGTAGCTCTGAAGTATTAGCTACACAGAATGCTTGTGATCCATATAGAGTACGTGGAAAATTAAGTTGGGCTGAAATTGGAAATTATGCTCAAGCAGCTGAAGTTTCTTGGATGTCAGTTGGAAAGAAGCAATTAGAATATGCTGCTGGAGAATTGAGGAAGTTCCGGTAATGTTCATAAAACACACCGTCCACTTTTCTTTCATGTTGGTCTTCCTCTGCTTTTTGGCATTATGATAACCCTGAAAGCTTTACTGCAATCTGGAATTGGCCTGTTTTTGCCTTAATGATCTGTTTTGTGAACAGCACTCTTGTTGAGCAACTTGCAAAAGTGAATCCCATTCATTTAAACAGAGATGAAAGGCTAGCCTTCTGGATCAATTTATATAATGCACTGATAATGCATGTAAGCAACTTCTCCTTGTTAAATTCGCTGTAAAacattcatattaaaatatgGTTAACAAACAGGTGCTAAGTTGGTTGTTCACGTCTTAACTTATGTTTGACAGGCTTACCTCGCGTACGGAGTTCCAAAAAGTGAATTGAAACTCTTCTCTTTGATGcaaaaggtttgattttgaaggccatattttgttctcttctttttccctttttatgTTAATTCACATTTTAGTGCCTGGATATTCTTTTGTATTTGCTAGTTTTCAGTATAGACATGGGTTTTCATCCTATGCTATGCTAATTTGTGCATGATGATGGTTTCATGAATATCAGTTGAAGCATGGTTAGGTAACCATGTAAGGAGCATCACATCACTGCTTACGTACTTGCTTGGCAATGCAACAGCAACACGGACTCACACTAACGTGTTTGGCTGCTTGATGTGAACTATATCGTCAATTTGCTGggttgggggggggggggggggggggaatGTGCTGTGGGAGCATGATAATAGTAAGCTGTGGGAGGATATGCCCAAGCAGAGAGAGAAAGAGCTGGTTAGTTAAGCAAACGGACTAGCTTTGATATCATGTGGTACGGTGAGTTTGTTAATGGCACTGATCTGATTTGAGTTGGACGTATTTCATGTCTGGTCGGTTCTTTTAGtttgatattctttttagtCCATACAAGTTGCCTTAGTCTGCGGAACTAAACGCATTTTGGACttggaatttgaaaaatatgtaaatagtTCGTTTCCAGGTTTACCCTGTAGTTATTTTCCTCTACAAGCTGTCATCCGAGAAGAGGTTCAAGTGTCGATGAAAaagcttcaattttaaaagactACTCATGAAAGTAGATATGCAGTTACTTTGTATCAAGGTTCACAACTTTCAGGAAATACATCTACCATGTATCCCTTTGCTAGTTAGTAGTTCCCGTTCACAATGttcttaatttattgtttgccTTAACAATATCTTACTTCTAAATGTGCACACTAGAGCAAGCCCAACTTGAAGAgcctttattattttgaaaatccAATGAATTGTTTTCTCACTATTGAAAAAGACGAGTATTATGTTTTAACCCCAAGGGTAGAATTGATAAAACTTGAGATGCTTTTAGATACCTTCCAAGGTCCCAAGTTCAAGTGTCTGGGTAGAGATTTAATAACTTAACTCTTTGTTGTCTCCCGAAGTTAGTTTTTGAAGTCCGCAAAGCCTCTCTCTGGATTAGCGAGGTGGCTCATGAGCACAATACCAAGAGTTAGACCCCTTctgattgtaaaaaagtagAAACTACTAACTAGGACGTGCATTCAAAGTCTTTGTGCTCTTATATCATTCTTGATATCTCTATGAAAGCAATGCACCAGCTTTACTTTGAGAAATAGTACggttaatatatttatttattactagaaacaatcaaaatttcattgattataTGAAATTACAGAAGGGCTTATCTTCAAATATACGATGTTTTGGATCATATGATTTGACTCATTCCATATGATCCAAAAGTAAACTTTAATGATGAAGCTTTACTAATAGCTTTCTCATTCTTTAACGGATGTCCAATAAGAAGCATATTCAAAAGGGTGAGAGGGTCATTAGGGAAAACCACTAGATAGTTGAAGCAGGAAAAGATTCTCATCCGACATGATTGGGTATAGTCACAAAACACAGTAATGTGCATAAGGGATTCACCACATTTGGACATGGGAAACACCAACTGGGAGCAGAAATTATCCTGGTGTCTAATTTCAATGCcaccaatttttttagtaaatcaGAGGAGTGATGTTCCATCCACGTGTTCTCAAATTTGAAGTATCCGAGACCCCATTTTTGCACTCCAATGAGTGAAGTACATAGGATAATGATCGGAGCTGACAATGCCACTCTTGAATTTATCCTTACAGGAATCAGAAATGAGAAACTGAATAATGTCCTACAGGAATTAAAAATAGTACAGTTCATATGAAAATTctggtaaaaaaaaatcagttcTAGGCTGTGTATTTTGAAACTTGCAGCTTGTTTTTGTTGTCAGGTTCCTTCCTTTTTGGGTATTAATGATTACTTTTTTCGGGAATGTACTCTTGCAGGCAGCATACACTGTTGGTGGGCATTCTTTCAGTGCAACAGGAATTGAATATGTCATCCTCAAGATGAAACCACCAGTTCACAGACCACAAATTGTATGCACTTGCTATaactgttttgtttttaggttttCTTGCTTATTCTCTTGACAGTTCATTGGCTCATTGCCCTATATTGTGGAAACTTGTAACCAGGCTTTGCTTCTTGCTCTCCACAAATCGAAGGTGACGGAGGAACAGCGAAGATTTGCGATAGACAAACACGAACCACTTTTAACATTTGCTCTGAGCTGCGGAACTTACTCTTCTCCTGCGGTAGTTCTTGTCTAACAAACTCGTGTAAGATAGTGGACCGATGTATCAACATTTTTCTACTTCAAGTCTAACTTGTATAACTTATGCAGGTGAGGATCTACACTGCAGACAACATTCGAGAGGATCTCCTAGAGGCACAACGCGACTTCATTCGAGCTGCTGTAGGTATTAGCAGCAAAGGAAGATTATTGGTACCGAAACTGCTATATTGTTTCGCCAAAAACTCTGTTGACGACGTGAATTTGGCAGTATGGATTTCCCATTACCTTCCACCCCATCAAGCTGCATTTGTTCAGGGTTGTATATCCCAGAGGCGGCAAAGCCTAATCGGTTCTCGCAACTGCGGTATTCTTCCCTTCGATTCTCGCTTTCGATACTTATTTTTGCCTGAGAAATCTTCATTGCAATGATATCTTCATccatttgtataaataaatcacTAAGTCTTCAACTCTGGTTCTCTGCCTTCGGTTGCACAATATGGGTGtatattttttctcctttgtttttttttggaaaaattgtTAGGTAGGTGGAAGTTGTTCCTTTTTCCATCAATTCTCTCAAGTTTTGTATATTGCATCCAAGGGGAAAGGAGttagtttcattttcatattgtaGGTGATTGTTGTGCATATTTATACAATACAATAAGTTTTTACCTTATGCTGTCCTGAGTGAACAACTTAAAGatatatttgttcttttgttcagctttttttgttttttttttcttatctcatgttctttatatatagaatttcATGGGTGACCTTTAGTTGAAGACATTAAAATCTACGTTTTCCATCACAAAATATACAGATGCAATTGGAATTGAGAATTAAAATCCACACGCTTATTAGAATTTCACAATTACTAAGTAGgagatcaaaagaaaaaaaatgttcaatccAAATATGAAGGgacaatattatcattttgattttatatttagattgATAATAGtatattcaaaatctaaatttcaataataatggTTTGTTTTCATTTGATGTAGTAAGATTCTATAACTAAAGAGGTGATGAGTTTAAGAAAGTGACTATCTATctagaaattaaaagttttcttGACACTTTAATAGTGTAAAGTTAGTGAAATTAGTGGAagtggttttcttttctttttccaaaattgtGCAGAATAGTGGAATATGTGGAGATTATCGTCCATATTTGATGGAATTGTGAGAATTTGTAAGTGGTagtaaatttacaaaatattataaaagtaataacaaaaaataattataaatctGAGTAGTTATAAagtaatgataataatgtAATAGATTACAATTTAATTGGTATGAGTCCCTAAAAAGTAAAGTAGTTGCAGTGAGATATGAATATTAGTGATTGTAATGCTTGAATtagtattaaaatattatattgtaattaaagTAATCCAGCATTTGGAAGGAATTGTTTTTAGGGGAAAAAGAAtgacataaaatttatttcatgaatgaaataaaggaaagagaaaaaagaaatgtgaggagaaatatagaaaaaagaaagagaaaaatgttgTTAAGGTCCATCATCACCATCTCCGATCAAATTGCATATATCTGAACATTCCACCAAACTGCAACATCCCCAAAACTCAACCAATCATTAAGGATCAccattcaaatcaaataagatcaaagaaaacaaacttggAAGATTTAAAGAGACGCATACGCACCAGTATTGACGACTTCGAAACCCTTGCTTGAAAACAACAATTGGTctacaaaaccaacaaaattttcCACATCAATCACTAACAATTCCACTTAATTCTCAACAATTTCTACTAATTATTACCTCCTGATGTTCAGAGGCCCTTCTCCGGGAGATCCATCGCCGCCTCTAATGCAAGTTCCCACGCACTTTATCGTGCAAGATTCCGCCTTCCTCGACTTCGGCCGTTGAATTCTCGCCTTCTTGCAGTCGCTCGGCTGCGCGCACTCGCCGGAAAGAGTCTGCGGAATGTTCGACAGCGTACTACTTTCTTCTTGTTGTTCTGATAAGGTAGCGCTGGTCTCGGTGGCGGCAGACGGGGGAGGCGAAGCAATCACGGCTGCAGCTGCGAGAATCGCTGCCGCAGTGGTTGCTATACGGCAAGTGGATGTGGTAAGGGCGAGGGGAGCGGTGAATCGGAGGACGGTGGTGTTCCAATTAGGATGTGGTAGGGTTGGTGGAGTTGGGGGAAGTGGACCTTTTACATGGGTTAGCATTCTGGAGTTTtaggattttgattttgactCTGCTTTCGAGAATCCTaacatcttctttcttccttcctttcttcctcctcctcttcttcttcctctttcttttggaTAATGTacgttttgattttttaaactcTATTTTTTCCAAGATTGGTGTTGATCCACGTGTCAAAAATGTCCATATGAATTATGTCTTAagttttttcatattaaattttgcttTACCCTCCAAATTGGAAACTATACTTGCATCACTATTCTTCCACCcttcaattcaattatattcATCACTATTCAATTCCATTAACCCCTAATTTTGTAAGGACTATTTAGAGCATGGGTTTCAGTCATTTACAACCAATCTTGAACCTATTTAAAGGACGAAATCCTTCACTTCTCATCAACAATCCTCTGCGGCCCAAACTCACTTCTATCAATCATTTCCCCATTTCTCCAACCGCCTCCTACTATgttttctcatatttcaaGTTAGAACCTCCAAATATGTGGATGTCCTATGCACTTTATGCCTTAATAACTACATCAACTTGaactttgtattttctttgttgaCTTTAACGGAATTAAATTGGCCACTTAATTTAGCAATTTAGTGAAACTTTAGTGTTGAGAAGGCTAGCGTGTAACATATTTCACAAGGGGACACAAGACCAAAAACTTAGAAATAGGAGAGTCATGTTATCTTAGGAAAGTAAGGAACGTCGTGGGAAatgggaaaaagaaatgataaaaaaaaaactattctaAGATTCAACACCTTATGGGAGCTTAGAACTCTTAAAGGTACTTGAAGCAAGGTCAAATAGTTGTAGTTTTCTACCCATGAATTAGTCACTGTTTGATGTGTTGCTGCCACATCACTTTTGTTGTAAAGTCTAGAAAGTTGAGCTATTATTGACCCTTGTTTGATTATCCTGGTTGCAGTTTTAATTTGCATTTTTCCCTCGTCACAATACAATCAATTACGGTTACCTTTGGTTTCATTAAGTTgcaatttcaaacaaaattaaactattgtTAGTCCTATGAGTTTGATACTTTTTCGATAGTGCATTGCTCGCACTTAAACCTAGTTTGTCTCTATTTTTACTATTCATACACATTTGGTCGATCACTCATGCTTTCCAACAACTATTCCAGCAACTCCAAAATGCTTTGGCATACATCacaattttacaattttacaaaattacccaattttatttttccctcttcttctttccttccatttatctcccctttgttttttttctcttttttcactCATCCTCCTTCTACGTCTTACTCCTCATTCTTCTACAATTCCACACAAGCATCTTTagtcatcttcttctctctcccttttaagtttgttgcaGGATGGGACCAAGGGCCAAGAGTGAGATTGAGTGAGACCAACAGTCAGAAAGCGAGATCgtaaaagaaagggagaaaggAAAGAGACCGATAGAGGAGAGAGGAGAACGAGCCAACAAGAAGCAAATTTGCATGTGCAAAAGTTTCATTTTAGTAATTTTCCATGAATTTAACATCAAGTAAGGGTAAAGAAAGTCAAGCAGAACAAGTATCATTTTCCTTCCTAAATTTGGGTCATTCATACAAACTCTAAAATGGTCCATACGAGTATGTGaaacttttccaaataaaattgatCGAATAAGATACctaaaaaatagtcaaatgcATCCTACCCAAATGCCTCATCACATGTTACCAAAGAACAATTTTAGAAGTTCCAAATAATAAACTTGCAATTTAACCAAACTTAAAAGTTTCAATCTCtacatgtttattattatcatttattttgaaacaagGTATGTGAGGCCATAAATGTGTTTAGTGTGTAACACATTTCAATATGGTTTTAAACTACTCCaacttcaaactttctttGATACATTaagttaaaagatttaaaagttagaagcaaaattttaaaaactagaaaaagtaaataatcaTGAATTGACCtagtaataaaaatgaaacaatatctcaataactaactaaaagGTCTAATTCATGGTGACCATCTACCTGAATTAATTTATACGAGTTTTCTTGACATCTAAATATTGTAACATGTCTTATAAGATAAATCTAAATATTGTAACATGTCCTATAAGATAGGTAAGCTAGAAAAAGTagctttcaaaataaaaaaattaaaaagcaaaaaatgaaataatggcCAAACGTGAAGTAGCCATTTGGCCAAGTTTTGAGGGCGGAAAAAGTTGGTAATGTGCCAACTCTATAATCACAGTAATACTTCCAAACTATAGTTTGGGCCCTCTAAATACTCATTGATGTAAGCTACACCTTCTTCATACCCTTTCAACCAATATCAGGTTGATACATTAAGTTCTTTAAGTCAGTTCTTTCCTACGTCACATTTCATCAAAACTTAGAGAACACTACaattatcataataataataatatatagttttcatttttaacaaCATTACAGGCACGACAggaatttatataatttgaccATGCATGAAGTCAACATGTTATAAAATTTCGAATGCCACCATAAATTCAGTCAAAGTGacaatttcttcctttcacAAAACTACTTTGCTACAAGAAAAATCACTCCTAATATGACAACATAATGAATTTAACAAATGTAACAACATAAATCACATTTgctcatatatattatacatgaAACAAGTCGTGTAAGTTCTACATTGTATTTATGGATAGAATTTTGCTAGACCTTGAATTATACATGTGCAAAATGAGACCAAAGGCAGTCTCTTCAACAATATCTATCAGCAGCAGATAATGAATAGAGGTAATAGGGACTGGATCGAGTCCGATTAGAACCATGTGATCAATATGATTTATAAGTTTCATCTACACTTTTTCAGGAAGATCTTGTCCCTTGGTTTCGAATGGGAACAGCATAACACAGATCCCTGACAGAATAAATACAAtctcaaaaaaaataatcgcCATTGTTTGATGACATCCTTTAACCAGAGCTACTGCCACGAGAGGGCATGTCATGCCCCCAATTCTTCCTACAGAACTAGCAACCCCGACACCTGTCGTTCGGATTGAGGTTGGATATATCTGTTGTTTGCATAGATTGTAAGAGTATAAATAGGTTATTCCAGAGCAAAGAAAGAGCTTGAGAAAAACTACATAAAAATCTTGGGGGTGTGAACGTGATTGCACCAAGAAATATAAACGTGTGCGAAGGAAATTTTTGGTTCGTGacatttgaagaaaatggaatgAAGGAAAGTGGAAAGATAATTTGATAAGGTATTCTTACAGGAGAATGTAACTTGGTGACAATAAATCATGTCATGATAAATCACACAAGCAACTAACGTGGAGGGTAAAAGAGTTTTCAGTTTTGAAGGCAATGGCATATTATAGGAGAATGCAAGTCcagatcaaagaaaaaaaaaaaaaaaaagcagacAGCAAACCGtcctcttaaaaaaaattacgttATTATTAGGAAGCATCAGAGAATATGTACCTGCAGAAAAACAATATCTGTAGTTGTGATGCATGATATGGGAAAAGAAAGTATAGTGTTTCAACTAACCTCGGGAGCATAAATATAGACAACTGTGAACGTAGATGTGATACATACACGAGCTCCAAACAAAAGGCCTGTTGTTAAGCCATCACTCCGATAAAATACTAATGGAAAGAGAAATATGGCGCCGAGGAAGAACATTGAAGAC of the Cucumis sativus cultivar 9930 chromosome 3, Cucumber_9930_V3, whole genome shotgun sequence genome contains:
- the LOC101203967 gene encoding uncharacterized protein LOC101203967 — translated: MLTHVKGPLPPTPPTLPHPNWNTTVLRFTAPLALTTSTCRIATTAAAILAAAAVIASPPPSAATETSATLSEQQEESSTLSNIPQTLSGECAQPSDCKKARIQRPKSRKAESCTIKCVGTCIRGGDGSPGEGPLNIRRPIVVFKQGFRSRQYCLVECSDICNLIGDGDDGP
- the LOC101204212 gene encoding uncharacterized protein LOC101204212 isoform X1 codes for the protein MSVSPAQTGLSLCDPHSGYSSSSGNAVDLGCADLFLEQSNLGIMTRNVGILEKDDGSFPYRFQLEQDVRMLQQKLQEEIELHTSLEDAIQKKDLRSANFSCLPHHAQDLLSGIAVLEDAVVRLEQEMVSLHFQLSQEKNERRLAEYRLMHSSPCSVSLCSNSEAMKKQNAINLVEMYCEKSPVAEVNECSQPVECEKMSRGPPSSGLWHHPNILSEEMVRCMKNIFISLADSAVPSKSTLESHSPASPRGHLSNSSWWSSSERSIISSRVQSPQIDLPSSSEVLATQNACDPYRVRGKLSWAEIGNYAQAAEVSWMSVGKKQLEYAAGELRKFRTLVEQLAKVNPIHLNRDERLAFWINLYNALIMHAYLAYGVPKSELKLFSLMQKAAYTVGGHSFSATGIEYVILKMKPPVHRPQIALLLALHKSKVTEEQRRFAIDKHEPLLTFALSCGTYSSPAVRIYTADNIREDLLEAQRDFIRAAVGISSKGRLLVPKLLYCFAKNSVDDVNLAVWISHYLPPHQAAFVQGCISQRRQSLIGSRNCGILPFDSRFRYLFLPEKSSLQ
- the LOC101204212 gene encoding uncharacterized protein LOC101204212 isoform X2 yields the protein MSVSPAQTGLSLCDPHSGYSSSSGNAVDLGCADLFLESNLGIMTRNVGILEKDDGSFPYRFQLEQDVRMLQQKLQEEIELHTSLEDAIQKKDLRSANFSCLPHHAQDLLSGIAVLEDAVVRLEQEMVSLHFQLSQEKNERRLAEYRLMHSSPCSVSLCSNSEAMKKQNAINLVEMYCEKSPVAEVNECSQPVECEKMSRGPPSSGLWHHPNILSEEMVRCMKNIFISLADSAVPSKSTLESHSPASPRGHLSNSSWWSSSERSIISSRVQSPQIDLPSSSEVLATQNACDPYRVRGKLSWAEIGNYAQAAEVSWMSVGKKQLEYAAGELRKFRTLVEQLAKVNPIHLNRDERLAFWINLYNALIMHAYLAYGVPKSELKLFSLMQKAAYTVGGHSFSATGIEYVILKMKPPVHRPQIALLLALHKSKVTEEQRRFAIDKHEPLLTFALSCGTYSSPAVRIYTADNIREDLLEAQRDFIRAAVGISSKGRLLVPKLLYCFAKNSVDDVNLAVWISHYLPPHQAAFVQGCISQRRQSLIGSRNCGILPFDSRFRYLFLPEKSSLQ